Within the Thermodesulfovibrionales bacterium genome, the region GAAGGCAGACGGAATCGGGCCCTCCCGACAGGCCGACAAGGACCGTCTCGCCGCCCGAGAGCATCCGATGCTTTGAGATCGTCGCCTTAATCTTTTCGAGGAATGTATGCAGCATGGGAGACGTTGTCAAGAAGAAATCATTAGCTGTTTCCGTACAAAGCATCGAGCGGACTTTTGGGCGCGTTCGTCATATCGCGCATGACATGAGTATAGATCATCGTCGTCTCGACATGTTTGTGGCCGAGGAGGCTCTGCACCTCCCTGATATTGACGCCGTTCATCAGCAGGTGTGTGGCAAAACTGTGCCTGAGCGTATGGACCGTCGCATGTTTCGTGATGCCCGCTTTTTGAACAGCAAGCTTGACAGCCTTTTGAATCGCCGTGTCACTGATATGCTGTCGCCGGACAA harbors:
- a CDS encoding tyrosine-type recombinase/integrase — encoded protein: VRRQHISDTAIQKAVKLAVQKAGITKHATVHTLRHSFATHLLMNGVNIREVQSLLGHKHVETTMIYTHVMRDMTNAPKSPLDALYGNS